A stretch of the Gossypium hirsutum isolate 1008001.06 chromosome D07, Gossypium_hirsutum_v2.1, whole genome shotgun sequence genome encodes the following:
- the LOC107926487 gene encoding glucose-6-phosphate 1-dehydrogenase, cytoplasmic isoform — translation MGSGKWCLQKRDSFRSDSLSGNENVPETGCLSIIVLGASGDLAKKKTFPALFNLYCQGFLPPDEVHIFGYARTKISDDDLRNRIRGYLVNDRSASPSEDVSKFLQLIQYVSGSYDGAEGFQLLDKEITKHEISKSSQEGSSRRLFYLALPPSVYPSVCRMIRKYCMNKSDLGGWTRIVVEKPFGKDLDSAEQLSSQIGELFDEPQIYRIDHYLGKELVQNLLVLRFANRFFLPLWNRDNIDNVQIVFREDFGTEGRGGYFDEYGIIRDIIQNHLLQVLCLVAMEKPVSLKPEHIRDEKVKVLQSVLPIKDEEVVLGQYEGYRDDPTVPNHSNTPTFATVILRIHNERWEGVPFILKAGKALNSRKAEIRVQFKDVPGDIFKCQKQGRNEFVIRLQPSEAMYMKLTVKQPGLDMSTVQSELDLSYRQRYQGVTIPEAYERLILDTIRGDQQHFVRRDELKAAWEIFTPLLHRIDNGEMKPIPYRTGSRGPAEADELSAKAGYVQTHGYIWIPPTL, via the exons ATGGGATCAGGTAAATGGTGCCTTCAAAAAAGAGATAGTTTTAGGAGTGATTCATTATCAGGCAATGAGAATGTGCCTGAAACTGGTTGTCTCTCAATAATTGTTCTTGGTGCCTCTGGTGATCTTGCCAAGAAGAAGACTTTCCCTGCGCTCTTTAATCTTTATTGTCAG GGATTTTTACCACCAGATGAGGTGCACATATTTGGCTATGCAAGGACTAAGATTTCGGATGATGATTTAAGGAACCGTATTCGTGG GTATCTTGTCAATGATAGAAGTGCTTCACCCTCAGAAGACGTGTCAAAGTTCTTACAGCTG ATTCAATATGTAAGTGGGTCATATGATGGCGCTGAGGGCTTTCAGCTATTAGACAAGGAAATCACAAAGCATGAAATCTCAAAAAGTAGCCAAGAAGGGTCATCTCGGAGACTTTTTTATCTTGCACTTCCACCATCAGTGTATCCATCTGTTTGTAGGATGATCAGGAAATATTGCATGAATAAAT CTGATCTTGGCGGATGGACTCGGATAGTTGTTGAGAAACCATTTGGTAAAGATTTGGACTCTGCAGAGCAACTAAGTTCTCAAATCGGAGAGTTGTTTGATGAACCACAAATCTACCGTATTGATCACTATTTGGGAAAGGAATTGGTCCAGAACCTG TTGGTACTTCGTTTTGCTAATCGCTTCTTCTTGCCCCTTTGGAATCGCGACAACATTGATAATGTACAG ATTGTATTCAGAGAGGATTTTGGAACTGAGGGTCGTGGTGGATATTTTGATGAATACGG AATTATCCGTGATATTATCCAAAACCACCTATTACAG GTTCTTTGTCTTGTTGCTATGGAGAAGCCTGTCTCTCTCAAACCCGAGCACATTCGTGACGAGAAAGTGAAG GTTCTTCAATCTGTACTTCCGATTAAAGATGAAGAGGTTGTACTCGGACAATATGAAGGTTACAGGGACGACCCAACAGTTCCCAACCACTCAAACACTCCCACATTTGCTACTGTTATTCTCCGTATACATAATGAAAGATGGGAAG GTGTCCCGTTTATTCTAAAGGCAGGGAAAGCATTGAATTCAAGAAAAGCAGAGATACGTGTTCAATTTAAGGATGTTCCTGGTGATATATTTAAAT GTCAAAAGCAAGGGAGAAACGAGTTTGTCATACGCCTGCAACCTTCTGAAGCCATGTACATGAAGCTAACC GTGAAGCAGCCCGGTCTCGATATGTCAACAGTGCAAAGTGAACTAGATTTGTCATACAGGCAACGCTATCAAGGTGTTACCATCCCAGAGGCTTATGAACGTCTTATACTCGACAC GATAAGAGGTGATCAGCAGCATTTTGTTCGTCGGGACGAGTTAAAG GCGGCATGGGAGATTTTTACGCCTCTTCTACACAGAATTGACAACGGTGAAATGAAGCCAATTCCATACCGAACAGGCAGCCGGGGTCCTGCAGAAGCAGATGAGCTCTCGGCTAAAGCCGGTTATGTTCAAACACACGGTTATATTTGGATTCCTCCCACCTTATag
- the LOC107926558 gene encoding F-box protein SKIP14 encodes MALNWDDFENSWSFWSCSWDTEISSGNTESKGFYEAVNDDIIDRLPEDPFGMEIRSTFAAAITGWFQDFENDLWSDFCMFGMEDYAEKQIVDQQQMFKGLNWVCNGTMSLKPDESISSFYGDQSSFFKGVNWVCNNLEINETSNPDFNGFEIDNGGSFVINDEGKGLKDSKEVICNDNGGGEPSDALFFALGYLGVKDLLAVERVCRSLRDAVRSDALLWRNIHIEHSLSRRITNDALLKLTNRAKGSLECLSLVGCVKITDHGLKCVLESNPKLTKLSVPECTGLSVEGILFNLKAFKSIGSPGIKHLKIGGCFSVTEEQFKEFKFLLGADNSIQLREQKPQFFRQGQLHFTCDDDRVIDIEICPRCDKLKLVYDCPSESCRTTHHAAQLCRACFLCIARCFRCGCCFKHCDYEETFTLDLLCFNCLKHIFGSEENSDVIGTSYELYFYG; translated from the exons atggCTTTGAATTGGGATGATTTTGAGAATTCTTGGAGTTTTTGGAGTTGCAGTTGGGATACTGAAATCTCAAGTGGCAACACTGAATCAAAAGGCTTTTATGAAGCTGTTAATGATGATATTATTGACAGATTGCCTGAAGATCCATTTGGTATGGAAATAAGGTCTACTTTTGCTGCAGCAATCACAGGTTGGTTTCAAGATTTTGAGAATGATTTATGGTCAGATTTCTGTATGTTTGGTATGGAAGATTATGCTGAAAAACAAATTGTTGATCAACAACAAATGTTTAAGGGTTTAAATTGGGTTTGTAATGGCACCATGAGTTTAAAACCTGATGAAAGTATCTCTAGTTTTTATGGTGATCAATCATCTTTCTTTAAAGGTGTGAATTGGGTTTGTAATAACCTTGAGATCAACGAAACATCGAACCCGGATTTTAATGGATTTGAGATTGATAATGGTGGGAGTTTTGTAATCAATGATGAAGGTAAAGGATTGAAGGATAGTAAGGAAGTTATTTGCAATGATAATGGAGGAGGTGAACCAAGTGATGCTTTGTTTTTCGCTCTTGGTTATCTCGGTGTTAAGGACCTACTTGCGGTCGAAAGGGTTTGTAGGTCTTTGAGGGATGCTGTTAGAAGTGATGCTCTTTTATGGAGGAACATCCATATTGAACATTCTTTGAGTAGAAGGATTACTAATGATGCCCTTTTGAAATTAACTAATAGGGCTAAAGGCTCTCTTGAATGCTTGAGTTTGGTCGGGTGTGTAAAGATTACCGATCATGGCTTGAAGTGTGTGCTCGAAAGTAATCCCAAGCTTACTAAG CTAAGTGTACCAGAATGTACAGGCCTCAGTGTTGAGGGTATTTTATTCAATCTAAAAGCCTTTAAGTCTATCGGGTCACCAGGtattaaacacttaaaaataGGTGGATGTTTCAGTGTAACTGAGgagcaattcaaggagttcaagTTTTTACTCGGTGCGGATAACTCGATACAATTGAGAGAGCAAAAACCACAATTTTTCCGTCAAGGTCAATTGCATTTTACTTGTGATGATGATAGGGTGATTGATATCGAGATTTGTCCTAGATGTGATAAACTGAAATTGGTTTACGATTGCCCCTCGGAGAGTTGTAGAACAACACATCACGCTGCTCAGTTGTGCAGGGCTTGCTTTCTTTGCATTGCGCGGTGTTTCCGTTGTGGGTGTTGTTTTAAGCATTGTGATTATGAGGAAACATTTACTTTAGACTTGctttgttttaattgtttgaagCATATCTTTGGGAGTGAAGAGAACTCGGATGTGATCGGTACCTCCTATGAACTTTATTTTTACGGCTAA